In Chelmon rostratus isolate fCheRos1 chromosome 9, fCheRos1.pri, whole genome shotgun sequence, the following proteins share a genomic window:
- the smyd5 gene encoding SET and MYND domain-containing protein 5, giving the protein MAAPLDDMFSFCVDPGKVAAGVEIRFIDNIKGRGLFAKRSFKKGEIIFLERPVVSAQFLWNALYKYKACEFCLRALETAEENARRLSGIPGLSLPHPELCRVRRELHQACPQCQVMYCSSECRQAAADQYHRVLCLGPSQEDPDHPINKLKDAWRSMHYPPETSSIMLMARMVAVVKQAKDKAHWQKLFAHFCSRAANEEEEIAHKLLGEQFRGQLALLHSLFKAALYEDHVNRWFVPEGFRSLFALVGTNGQGIGTSSLSQWVHACDALELPAQQREQLDSFIDQLYKDIEKETGDFLNCEGSGLFLLQSSCNHSCIPNAEASFPDNNFLLQLSALTDINPGEEICISYLDCCQRDRSRHSRHKILRENYLFVCSCPKCVSQMDELDVTSEEEEEEEGEAEGETEGDEMEDEMTDV; this is encoded by the exons ATGGCTGCTCCCCTGGATGACATGTTTTCCTTCTGCGTGGACCCCGGCAAAGTTGCCGCCGGCGTGGAAATCCGATTTATAGACAATATTAAG GGCAGAGGCCTCTTCGCCAAAAGGAGCTTCAAGAAGGGAGAAATCATTTTTCTGGAGCGGCCTGTGGTGTCTGCCCAGTTCCTGTGGAATGCTTTGTATAAATATAAAG cctgtgagtTCTGCTTACGTGCTCTGGAGACTGCAGAGGAGAATGCGAGGAGACTCAGCGGCATCCCCGGACTCAGCCTTCCTCACCCTGAGCTCTGCCGTGTCCGAAGAGAGCTGCACCAAGCCTGCCCTCAGTGCCAG GTGATGTACTGTAGCAGTGAGTGTCGACAAGCTGCAGCAGATCAGTATCACCGGGTTCTGTGTTTGGGTCCCTCCCAGGAAGATCCAGACCACCCCATTAACAAGCTGAAAGATGCATGGAG GAGTATGCATTATCCCCCAGAGACCTCCAGCATCATGCTTATGGCCAGAATGGTAGCTGTGGTCAAACAG GCCAAAGACAAAGCACACTGGCAGAAGCTGTTTGCACACTTCTGTAGCCGGGCAGctaatgaggaagaggagatcgCCCATAAGCTCCTGGGAGAGCAGTTCAGA GGGCAGCTGGCCTTGTTACACAGCCTTTTCAAAGCAGCACTTTATGAGGATCATGTTAATCGG TGGTTTGTCCCAGAGGGTTTCCGCTCTCTGTTTGCTCTTGTGGGAACAAACGGTCAAGGCATCGGCACCAG CTCCCTGAGTCAGTGGGTTCATGCCTGTGATGCACTTGAGCTTCCTgcccagcagagggagcagctggACTCTTTTATCGACCAGCTCTACAAGGACATTGAGAAAG AAACGGGAGACTTTCTAAACTGTGAGGGCTCTGGACTTTTTCTGCTTCAGAGCTCAT GTAACCACAGCTGCATACCCAACGCAGAGGCGTCCTTCCCCGACAACAACTTCCTGCTTCAGCTCAGTGCCCTTACTGACATCAACCCAGGAGAG GAGATTTGCATCAGTTATCTGGACTGCTGTCAGCGGGACCGAAGCCgtcacagcagacacaaaatTCTGAG GGAGAACTACCTGTTCGTCTGCTCGTGTCCAAAGTGTGTCTCCCAGATGGATGAACTGGATGTGacatcagaggaggaagaggaagaagaaggcgAGGCAGAAGGTGAAACAGAGGGGGATGAGATGGAAGATGAGATGACAGATGTCTGA
- the sfxn5b gene encoding sideroflexin-5b yields the protein MAESAACPAFQLGRPRYDQGSFLGRLRHFIDIIDPSTLFVSEKELKQCIKLLDDYKHGTLPPGVSDLQLWEAQKIKQAIIHPDTGEKIFMPFRMSGYVPFGTPIVIGLLLPNQTVVSTIIWQWLNQSHNACVNYANRNATKPTPTSKFLQGYVGAVTSAVSIAVGLNVLIQKANKLSPATRMIIQRFVPFPAVASANICNVGLMRHNELSEGIDVLDDNGNVVGSSKIAARHAIMETAFTRVVLPMPIFVLPPIIMSYLERLRFLQSNRRLLLPIHSFVCLVTFGLSLPVAISLFPQMSQIEVSRLEPEIAMATDCKVVTYNKGL from the exons GGTTCATTCCTGGGTCGCCTGAGACACTTCATAGACATCATTGACCCCAGCACCCTGTTCGTGTCCGAG aaagagctgaaacagtgCATCAAACTGCTTGACGACTATAAACATGGCACGCTTCCACCTGGAGTCTCTGATCTTCAG CTGTGGGAAGCCCAGAAGATCAAGCAG GCCATCATTCATCCTGACACAGGAGAGAAGATCTTCATGCCGTTTCGAATGTCAG GTTATGTACCATTTGGAACACCAATT GTCATTGGCCTTCTTCTCCCAAATCAGACTGTGGTGTCTACCATTATATGGCAG TGGCTGAACCAGAGTCACAACGCCTGTGTGAACTATGCCAACCGCAACGCCACAAAG CCTACGCCAACATCCAAGTTTCTTCAAGGCTATGTAGGAGCTGTGACCAGTGCTGTTTCTATtgca GTTGGACTGAATGTGCTGATTCAGAAGGCCAACAAGCTGAGCCCTGCCACCAGAATGATAATACAGAGATTTGTCCCCTTCCCAGCTGTAG ctAGTGCAAACATCTGTAATGTAGGCCTGATGAGACACAATGAGCTATCTGAAGGTATTGATGTGCTGGACGACAATGGGAATGTGGTGGGATCCTCCAAAATTGCTGCAAGACAC GCGATCATGGAGACTGCCTTCACACGTGTGGTCCTGCCGATGCCAATCTTTGTGCTGCCCCCCATCATTATGTCCTACCTAGAGAG GCTGCGATTTCTGCAGAGCAACCGCAGGTTATTGCTGCCCATCCACAGCTTTGTGTGCCTGGTTACCTTCGGCCTCTCGCTGCCTGTGGCCATCAGCCTGTTCCCCCAGATGTCTCAG ATTGAGGTGTCTCGCCTAGAGCCGGAgatcgccatggcaacagattGCAAGGTGGTGACCTACAACAAGGGTTTATGA